A stretch of Eisenibacter elegans DSM 3317 DNA encodes these proteins:
- a CDS encoding RelA/SpoT family protein, which yields MKEKIEPMEAPVSDTHPAPEAEPSAQVQALEAERKEILKRYRRLYNSIKPAFKVGDAKLIRKAFQVAADAHRHMRRKSGEPYIYHPIEVAQIAIDELSLGPTAIAAALLHDVVEDTEWTLEDVRRDFGEGVARIVDGVTKIPSSSDYKQAVSSSQQAENFRKMLLSLSDDVRVIMIKLADRLHNMRTLETMRRDKQLKIVAESMYVYAPLAHRLGLYKIKSELEDLYLKYTNEEAYRSIVDRLDRTKEQRQKFIQEFIAPLDTAIKKGGFKAKIIGRSKSVYSIYNKMRKQNVSFDEIYDLFAIRIILDSEGPQEKADCWTVYSIVTDHYHPNSQRLRDWISTPRANGYESLHTTVMGPEGKWVEVQIRTQRMDDIAEKGYAAHWKYKEKGVQSRKNRKGETEEAGLDAWLRIIRELREQNQELNAVDFINEFRANLYSEEVFVFTPKGDLKRLPIGATALDFAFEIHTEIGYQCLGAKVNQKLVPLNHKLNNGDQVEIITSRKQKPNRDWLKWVVSARAKAKIKDFLRHEMRDAIAEGKEIMARKLKQLDLEYSPELLNQIRTFFELKSTSDLFFNLGKGYLLPQQLSRFANWLNERNDKNAASPKAEAKPNAPNNPQQESSEEVKVFLSNKDTLLIGDQSQMPYSLARCCNPILGDEVFGFITLKDGVKIHRADCPNAPALLAKYGHRVIRARWQNLPDDKSFLVGLKIVGTDRVGLIRDLTKVISTKLKVNIDSLEVGRTDTGIFEGSIGLFVRDVNHLDNIRELLRRIDGVVSVDRVDTDE from the coding sequence ATGAAGGAAAAAATAGAGCCCATGGAAGCACCTGTTTCAGACACCCACCCGGCTCCGGAAGCGGAGCCTTCTGCCCAAGTACAAGCCCTAGAGGCAGAGCGCAAAGAGATACTCAAACGTTATCGCCGCCTGTATAACAGTATCAAGCCTGCCTTTAAGGTAGGAGATGCCAAGCTAATTCGCAAGGCCTTTCAAGTAGCCGCCGACGCACACCGCCACATGCGCCGCAAAAGTGGAGAGCCTTATATTTACCATCCTATCGAGGTAGCGCAAATCGCCATTGATGAGCTAAGCCTAGGGCCTACGGCCATTGCCGCCGCCCTACTACACGATGTGGTAGAAGACACCGAATGGACGCTCGAAGATGTTAGGCGCGACTTTGGCGAGGGCGTAGCCCGCATTGTCGATGGAGTTACCAAAATCCCCTCTTCGTCTGACTACAAACAGGCCGTAAGCTCTTCGCAGCAAGCCGAAAATTTTCGGAAAATGCTCCTGAGTCTCTCTGACGATGTGCGTGTGATTATGATTAAGCTGGCCGACCGCCTACACAATATGCGCACGCTCGAAACTATGCGACGTGATAAACAGCTCAAAATCGTAGCCGAGTCAATGTATGTCTATGCGCCCTTGGCGCACAGGCTCGGGCTATACAAAATCAAGTCAGAGCTAGAAGACCTGTACCTCAAATATACCAACGAAGAAGCATACCGCAGCATTGTAGACCGCCTAGACCGCACCAAGGAACAACGCCAAAAGTTTATCCAAGAGTTTATTGCGCCGCTTGACACAGCCATCAAAAAAGGTGGATTTAAGGCCAAAATCATCGGACGCTCCAAGTCGGTGTATTCTATTTATAATAAAATGCGCAAGCAGAATGTCAGCTTCGATGAAATCTATGACCTCTTTGCCATTCGCATTATCTTAGACAGCGAAGGACCACAAGAAAAAGCAGATTGTTGGACGGTCTACTCTATCGTTACAGACCATTACCACCCCAATTCTCAGCGCTTGCGCGACTGGATCAGCACGCCTCGGGCCAATGGTTATGAATCACTCCATACAACCGTGATGGGGCCGGAGGGCAAATGGGTAGAGGTGCAGATTCGTACCCAACGGATGGATGATATTGCTGAAAAAGGCTATGCCGCCCACTGGAAATATAAGGAGAAAGGTGTGCAATCGCGCAAAAACCGTAAAGGCGAAACCGAAGAGGCAGGGTTGGACGCTTGGCTGCGCATTATCCGAGAGCTTCGTGAGCAAAACCAAGAGCTCAACGCCGTTGATTTTATCAATGAATTTCGGGCAAATCTCTACAGTGAAGAGGTTTTTGTTTTTACGCCAAAGGGAGATCTCAAACGCCTTCCCATAGGGGCTACTGCCCTAGACTTTGCCTTCGAGATTCATACCGAAATCGGTTATCAGTGTCTTGGAGCTAAGGTCAATCAGAAGTTGGTACCGCTAAACCATAAGCTCAACAACGGCGACCAAGTCGAAATCATTACCTCTCGCAAACAAAAACCCAACCGAGATTGGCTCAAGTGGGTCGTCTCGGCGCGTGCTAAGGCCAAAATCAAAGATTTCTTGCGCCACGAAATGCGTGATGCCATTGCCGAAGGGAAAGAAATTATGGCGCGTAAGCTCAAACAGCTCGACCTAGAGTACAGCCCGGAGTTACTGAATCAAATCCGTACTTTCTTTGAGCTAAAGAGCACCAGCGACTTGTTCTTCAATCTTGGCAAAGGATATTTACTGCCCCAGCAGTTGAGCAGATTTGCCAACTGGCTCAATGAACGCAACGACAAGAATGCTGCCTCTCCTAAGGCCGAGGCCAAACCTAACGCCCCCAACAACCCCCAACAAGAATCCTCAGAAGAGGTAAAGGTTTTTTTGTCAAATAAGGATACGCTACTTATTGGCGACCAAAGCCAAATGCCCTACTCTTTGGCTCGTTGTTGCAATCCTATTTTGGGCGACGAGGTGTTTGGGTTTATTACCCTGAAAGACGGAGTCAAAATCCACCGTGCAGATTGCCCCAATGCGCCCGCACTATTGGCCAAATATGGCCATAGGGTCATCAGGGCACGCTGGCAAAATCTCCCAGATGATAAGTCGTTCCTCGTGGGGCTCAAGATAGTAGGCACTGACCGGGTAGGGCTTATCCGAGATCTTACCAAGGTCATCTCTACCAAGCTCAAAGTCAATATCGACTCACTCGAAGTAGGCCGAACCGACACAGGCATCTTTGAGGGTAGTATCGGGCTGTTTGTGCGCGATGTCAATCACCTCGACAATATTCGTGAACTGCTGCGCCGAATTGACGGGGTAGTCAGTGTTGATCGGGTAGACACTGATGAGTAA